One window of Oreochromis niloticus isolate F11D_XX linkage group LG23, O_niloticus_UMD_NMBU, whole genome shotgun sequence genomic DNA carries:
- the ccdc28a gene encoding coiled-coil domain-containing protein 28A: MEERKLKRKSPRTSTSAAAPSGGSGRKNSASSGGRHLGYTGTHSSQKNKSRRGVKDKPRYQQGLGGKASQNQGQATPIVQHSFLTDVSDVQEMENGLLSLLNDFHSGKLQAFGNECSIDQMEHVREMQEKLARLHFDLYGEVDEMPEDQRKTACDTNMDKLLLNLEELSSSIQKLNLADTQEIPRTASV; encoded by the exons ATGGAGGAgcggaagctaaaaagaaagagTCCAAGGACTTCCACCAGCGCAGCGGCTCCGTCCGGTGGGTCTGGCCGGAAGAATAGCGCTTCCTCTGGAGGACGGCACCTTGGCTACACAGGGACTCACTCCAGCCAAAAGAACAAGAGCAGGAG GGGCGTGAAAGATAAACCCAGGTATCAGCAGGGTTTGGGTGGTAAAGCTAGTCAGAACCAGGGCCAGGCAACACCGATTGTCCAGCACTCTTTTCTCACAGATGTTTCAGATGTACAGGAGATGGAGAATGGTCTGCTCAGTCTCCTCAACGACTTCCACTCAGGGAAACTACAGGCATTTG GCAATGAGTGCTCTATTGACCAAATGGAACATGTGAGAGAGATGCAGGAGAAGCTGGCACGCTTGCACTTTGACCTCTACGGTGAGGTGGATGAAATGCCCGAGGATCAGAGGAAAACAGCCTGCGACACCAACATGGACAAGTTGCTCCTTAAT CTGGAGGAGCTGAGTTCTTCCAT TCAGAAACTGAATCTAGCCGACACACAAGAGATCCCGAGGACTGCGAGCGTGTGA